A segment of the Daphnia pulex isolate KAP4 chromosome 10, ASM2113471v1 genome:
TAGTCTTGCCTACTACATAACTGTTCtcttggaaaaagaaaatcgccATTCTTATTTTCTCGAAGTCTCATTCGACTACGGCTTTTTCACCCTCTCATCTGCAGGTAATTCCCTTGAAACGACTAGTTGCTATGCATGAATAGTAGATTATCGTGTTGGTTTCGAATCCATCCAGGCGCAACAGCTTTACTTGCCACTGCCAGCGCCCTGTTCAAAAGAATGGGTGGACCAGAACGACGCAGATCTCGATCTCGACACCGACGTTCACGTTCTTCACGAATGCGTGACAGCCGCCTTATGCTCGTAGATACCATTGAATCTCCCCCATTGGTTGGAGACCCTCCACCACCCTATTCTCTTTGATGACCGTTTCGATTTTTAtcatttgcttttattttggtgATGTCGCAATCTCACTTGActgcatcttttattttttatttcatttttagaacTGCATCGCCTGAAGTAACGATTGACTCCTCGATAATTATTCATATACTTTCTCGTCGCTTTACacttattttactttatatatatatacataatgAAATAACTGCTTCCTTTTGTCGcccgacaattttttttaacctctACGCTCTACCGGCTAAACTGACCGACGCGCAAATACATTCTTTTGTATCAGTCATCATTATCTCGTGACTTTGgtcatcaaaatatttttcccagAAGTCTTCATTACTATGTAgttataaaaatgtaaaagaaggggggaaaaaaactagaaaaaacgtgtttgtcacaaaaaaaaactataaaaataaaaaaggattatTTCGACTGTTTAGTACAATAAATAAACGAGTTTGGCAATGTCTCTCATCCTTCTGTGTTATTGACCGAAGGACATTTGAActgttggttcttttttttatttttggttgtctGGAGAGAAAGAACTGGGTGTTGAACTtgatatatacatatattaaTCGGGTTTATATAGCCAGAAACGATCGACCATGTATGGTGCTGAATCAGATAATGGAAATTGGGACCACATGCTTGATGGAACCATAGAAAGTCTCTTTAATAATGCAAATGCAGAGGAGCCGGGAGAACTTGGGAAACTCGATAACCAGCACCAGCTGCGAACTTCATCGTCAATGTTGGCCGGTATTATATAAAGTTTAGACCATTTCCGCCCTCATGAGTGACCTGATTAGTGTACGTTATTTCCGCCCATGTTTGTGTGATGATAGAATATCCACATGGGACTTTCTTCCTCACTCTTTCACATGAGGCTAATGGAAATCAGCTGATATGTTTTGTTTatgtgaaatgttttttgtttttgttttcgaattGATTCATCTTAATAAGGTGCTGAATGGCTGGAGGCAGATGGAATACAGCAGATGAATCAACGAGTGACCTCAATGTCAGCTGCACTAGATGAAATGGAGTGGGACAGAAGGAAGTGTAAATCATCTCTAGGTGACTGCATTCACCAATTTGAGCAGTTGAAAGCTGGAACTTCTCTCTGGATGTGTCGACTTGATTTGCTGCAGCAGGCAATCAGTTACGATCCTGATATGGTAATAGCATTGGCATTTTATTCAAACATCTCCAAACTTGCACAcatgaaacacacacacacatagatagatagatagatagatagagagagagagagagcaatgAACATCTGCATATACCAGCAGGATTTCACATCAACCATCATCAATTCAGCTATATGTGTCCCtgtcttttaaaaatgcatttgtgtgtgtgtcttttcgtgttgtgttttcttcacatgtctttatttcttttttattttgcttgcCTAACTGTGAACAGGTCAAAATGGGGAGGAGCAATGATGAGGGAGACCTGCATGTGATGATGAACCAGTCCCAGCAGATGATTCGCCCAGAGAAACGTGGAGGTATTTATCGATTTGAAAACGATTCAATTAAGGTtattggattattattatgattatttttttactttctttttgtgtgtgtgtgtgtcgtctctttctctctctcccgtttctGGTTTTTATAGACGTTGAccgagaggaggaggaggagaaggcgGATGGAAGAAACTCGTCGTCGCTGCACTTGGCATCGTTTCAAGGCCCTGACAACGGCGAGATTCTGAGCCGGATTGATCTCTTAAAGAAGAACGCCGTCTCTGTTTCTAGCGGCAACCAGCCGCAGAGAGACgaggcccagcagcagcagcagcccagtcatgttgttcctcctcctccttgctCGCTGTATAATTTCTCCTCTTCTCGGATGGTGACGATGAGCCCACCAGCAACGACAGCAACGAAAGCGCCCGGtatgagcagcagcagcagtagcagcggCCAGCAAAGGCAAAGAGCAGTCACGTCAACTGCTTCTTCTCTTGCAcgagggggaggagggggagaaagagaagcgGATGAAAATCGAGCCAAGTTGCCCCTGCCCAAGCTGCTCCTGCCATCATCCCGTCAAGTCAAATTGCCAGAAACGCTTGAAGCGACGTCGCTGCTGGAAACGGAGACGGGCTAAGCTGCTAcaccgaaaagaagaagtaacaAACAAGCAAATAGCAACgaccacgacgacgacgacgacgaggggTGGGGATGATGGGGGGGGCTGGAGGAGGACAAAAACTGaacgaataagaaaataaggacACAGAGCCGGAAAAAAGTTCTAAAATAGCGATCCACACGGGGCCCGCCCGTTTCTCTATCTACTCccacacttttttcttcttcttctttcttcttgtttctcgGCAGCTACGAGGCCGAATCGATCAAAATAATATCCCGAGGTGAGGCTATAATTACTTGCGCACCCTGCGTcaccttcttcctcttcttcatcggGATGTGTctcacagtgtgtgtgtgtctgtctgtgtgtgtctgtgtgctgTATCTATAATAAAACTCACGAAAGAAAACTCAACGGAGATGCAGTTGGACGAAATGGAGAAATGGCGGTGGTGGGGGGAGGACGAATGGAGTTTTTCAGAGATCAGCGGGAGGGAGAGCAACTGGGGAGGGAAGGAGATTCTGGCGTGACACTTTTGACAGTTTTCCCattcggtaaaaaaaaaaaacgggagaaaaGGTTGCGTGACCGGTTGTTACCAGAATATTACGGAGGCAGgaggaagaattaaaaaaaaacgaacatatacaacaataattaatttctgaaaaattcactttcatttctattctaccaattttctttttttttttagagagagagaaagaaaaacaaatggaagaagaagaagaaaaatcaacggCGAAAATTCTGCATTGCgaagagacgaaaaaaaaacaaaatttttcttttctttcttctaaatTTCCCTGTTATTTTCCTGGACAAGATGAATGGTCTTGCGTAACTTGCCCCGTGTGTCTGtgtgaaaaggaaataattcagattgagagagagaggagacaAACTCGACACGCAACCAAATGGAGGAGGAGGGTCTACAGCAAAATGGCGAGAgctaacaaacaaacaaacaaacagacgttacatacacacacacacacacatcagttATTATCACAAGGCACTTGTCACTGTCGTCGTTTCTCTTCGTAATGGACACActgacatacacacacacacacacagagtcgaGAGACGCTTTAACCAACAGGGGGTAATAAGGGTAGTAACGTCTAACAGGACAGATTtactcttttgaaaataacaatagaaaacaaaaaggagacaattaatttccttttttcttccttccttccttcctctccTTGTTTTTACgatctcccatttttttttttttaacttttaacttttctttttgtacacTCCACAACAGAGCAAACTCGTTCATGTCGCCGGACACGCAAGAGAAGACCCGTATTATTACACACCAACAAATGAGAAATTATGCAAACaaatctgaaagaaaaacaaaaatgaaaaaattgccaaaatttctggtttgtttttctttctttcttttcttcttttaaattaaattaaattattacaacAGAGACAGaacattttttgaagggggcgattttttgaaatttggcgggaatttttttctttttttttttaaacctaaaaaaaacgataatttGTTTCTAAACATTTCGGGATGTTATAtgttaatttcttgttttgttttattttaaataatttttttttttcgtttgttttttccattcaAACGGGAGAAGGTGATCGCGGCGCTGGTGGAGATGAGGCGTCGTCGCTATTGATCTCCTCGTTATCGCCGGCGCTGGCGACGTCGTCGTTGGCGTTTGTCGATCCAGACTGGTGGAGATCTTCTCCGTTTTTGCCCTTGGGCACGgcggccgacgacgacgacccccCTCCTTGAGAACTGCGACTGGCCGATTTGAGCTGGGCAAGCTCGGCCGCCGTATTCGGATCCTGTTTCTTCCATTTGGTTCGGCGAttttgaaaccaaattttgatcttttttttggttttttggcgggagcgggaaaaatttaaaatttaaaattcgaaacttttgtttttttttaaaagaataatttaggaaaatgagacactggaCTCACCTGTGAGCCGGTGACGTTGAGCAGACGGGCCACTTCCTGGCGTTCGTTGGACGATAAATATTTCTTCTGTTCGAAGATCCGTTCCAGCTCGAAAAGTTGTTTGCCCGTGAAGGTTGTCCGCGTTTTGCGCGGAC
Coding sequences within it:
- the LOC124205965 gene encoding uncharacterized protein LOC124205965, whose product is MYGAESDNGNWDHMLDGTIESLFNNANAEEPGELGKLDNQHQLRTSSSMLAGAEWLEADGIQQMNQRVTSMSAALDEMEWDRRKCKSSLGDCIHQFEQLKAGTSLWMCRLDLLQQAISYDPDMVKMGRSNDEGDLHVMMNQSQQMIRPEKRGDVDREEEEEKADGRNSSSLHLASFQGPDNGEILSRIDLLKKNAVSVSSGNQPQRDEAQQQQQPSHVVPPPPCSLYNFSSSRMVTMSPPATTATKAPGMSSSSSSSGQQRQRAVTSTASSLARGGGGGEREADENRAKLPLPKLLLPSSRQVKLPETLEATSLLETETG